In Lodderomyces elongisporus chromosome 2, complete sequence, the following proteins share a genomic window:
- the MVD1 gene encoding diphosphomevalonate decarboxylase (BUSCO:EOG09263BG5): MSAQQATVTAPVNIATLKYWGKRDKTLNLPTNSSISVTLSQADLRTLTTASVSPEYTEDKLWLNGKLESLQSARTQACLAELRFLRSELESKDSALPKISNWKLHIVSENNFPTAAGLASSAAGFAALVYAIATVYKLPQSANELSKIARKGSGSACRSLFGGFVAWEMGQNEDGSDSKAVQISAEEHWPTMRAVILVVNDEKKDTPSTEGMQTTVKTSDLFQHRVTNVVPARFEEMKQAIITKDFPKFAELTMRDSNQFHATCLDSYPPIFYLNDTSKKIIKIVEKINSDAGEVIAAYTYDAGPNAVIYYDEKDEDKVLGAIYARFGSVNGWNGKKYEVAHTAEELSGVSRVILTSIGNGPQISQESLINESGEPKSN; this comes from the coding sequence acaaaacaCTAAACCTCCCAACCAACTCCTCCATTTCAGTGACACTCTCACAAGCCGACCTTCGAACCCTCACTACGGCCTCCGTATCACCCGAATACACAGAGGACAAATTATGGCTCAATGGGAAACTTGAATCGCTCCAATCTGCAAGAACACAAGCATGTCTTGCCGAGCTCCGCTTTTTGCGTTCGGAATTAGAATCGAAAGATTCTGCACTCCCCAAGATTTCCAACTGGAAGTTGCATATTGTGTCTGAGAACAATTTCCCTACTGCTGCGGGCTTGGCCTCTTCAGCAGCAGGCTTTGCCGCATTGGTGTATGCCATCGCTACAGTGTATAAACTTCCACAATCAGCGAATGAATTGTCGAAAATAGCCAGAAAAGGTTCAGGTTCGGCATGCCGTTCATTATTTGGTGGGTTTGTTGCTTGGGAAATGGGCCAAAACGAAGATGGTTCAGACTCAAAAGCGGTTCAAATTTCCGCCGAAGAGCATTGGCCAACTATGCGTGCGGTAATCCTCGTTGTAAATGATGAGAAGAAAGACACCCCAAGCACTGAGGGTATGCAAACAACCGTCAAGACATCCGACTTGTTCCAACATAGAGTCACAAATGTTGTCCCTGCAAGATTTGAGGAGATGAAACAAGCAATTATTACGAAAGATTTCCCAAAGTTTGCCGAATTGACTATGCGCGACTCAAACCAGTTCCATGCTACATGTTTGGACTCATATCCACCAATCTTCTATTTGAATGACACTAGTAAGAAGATTATCaagattgttgaaaaaataaactcCGATGCAGGAGAAGTTATCGCAGCATACACTTATGATGCTGGTCCCAACGCAGTGATTTATTACGACGAAAAAGATGAGGACAAAGTCCTTGGTGCTATTTATGCTAGATTTGGAAGCGTTAATGGATGGAATGGAAAGAAGTATGAGGTAGCCCATACCGCTGAAGAATTGAGCGGAGTGTCAAGAGTAATTTTGACAAGTATTGGTAACGGACCACAAATTTCTCAAGAATCTTTGATCAATGAGAGCGGCGAACCAAAAAGTAATTAA
- the CCT8 gene encoding T-complex protein 1 subunit theta: MSLKLPQAPNSGLFKNGYSSYSNADGAIIRNVEAVREIASILLTSMGPSGRNKIIVNKLGKKFITNDAATMLNELEVVHPVVKILILASKQQEFEMGDNTNLVIILAGEFLNVAEKLLILGLNVSDIIQGFSLANKFLKETLEKLVVDKVESYENDLLKAIKPVIAAKQYGVEDIISKLVVDAVKTIINPKNPLSFNVDNIRVVKIMGSALSQSQVVKGMVFPREPEGSVKNIKNSKVVVFTCPIDISTTETKGTVLLHNAQEMLDFSKGEEEQLEQMCKEINDSGVKVVVAGANVGELALHYLNKFGILVLRVPSKFDLRRICQVCGATPLPRLGAPMADEMGYIDIIETKEIGGDRVTIFRQDESTSRTATIVIRGATQNNLDDIERAIDDGVSAIKGLVKDNRLLPGAGAVEIELMKRITQYGETTPGLLQLAIKNFAKAFEVIPRVLAETSGFDTSEVLSKLHAAHSEDDGLKYGLDIDSGDVSETGVYDILATKQSAIDLAVEATNTILSIDQIIMAKRAGGPVMPQQPRPGNWDQDD; this comes from the coding sequence ATGTCGTTGAAACTCCCACAAGCACCCAATTCTGGGTTGTTTAAGAATGGTTATTCTTCATACTCGAATGCCGATGGCGCAATCATCAGAAACGTCGAAGCCGTTCGTGAAATTGCATCAATTTTGCTTACCTCGATGGGGCCAAGTGGtagaaataaaatcatTGTCAATAAGCTTGGAAAAAAGTTCATTACCAACGACGCGGCAACCATGCTTAATGAGTTAGAAGTTGTTCATCCTGTAGTCAAAATCCTTATTTTGGCCTCCAAACAACAGGAGTTTGAGATGGGTGACAATACTAACCTTGTCATAATCTTGGCTGGAGAATTTTTGAATGTTGCTGAAAAATTACTCATTTTAGGATTAAATGTATCAGATATTATCCAGGGATTTAGTTTGGCAAACAAGTTTTTGAAGGAAACTTTGGAAAAACTTGTTGTTGACAAAGTTGAGTCGTATGAAAACGATTTGCTCAAGGCTATTAAACCAGTTATTGCAGCAAAACAATATGGCGTTGAAGATATAATTTCTaaacttgttgttgatgcgGTAAAAACTATTATCAATCCAAAGAACCCATTGAGTTTCAATGTGGATAACATCAGAGTTGTCAAGATTATGGGTTCGGCATTGTCACAATCGCAGGTTGTTAAAGGTATGGTGTTCCCAAGAGAACCTGAAGGATCAGTAAAGAATATCAAAAACTCCAAAGTAGTTGTATTTACATGTCCAATCGATATTTCGACAACGGAGACCAAGGGAACTGTATTGCTTCATAATGCACAAGAGATGCTTGACTTTAGCAAAGGTGAGGAAGAGCAATTGGAGCAGATGTGTAAAGAGATCAATGATTCAGGTGtaaaagttgttgttgctggtgcaAATGTTGGTGAATTGGCATTACACTACTTGAACAAATTCGGTATACTTGTATTGAGAGTACCTTCCAAATTTGATTTGAGGAGGATATGCCAAGTATGTGGAGCTACACCCTTGCCAAGACTAGGTGCACCAATGGCTGATGAGATGGGATACATTGATATAATTGAGACAAAAGAGATTGGTGGCGATAGAGTAACGATTTTTAGACAAGATGAATCGACATCGAGGACAGCAACTATAGTGATTAGAGGTGCAACACAGAACAACTTGGATGATATTGAGAGAGCAATCGATGATGGTGTGAGTGCAATCAAGGGTTTGGTTAAAGATAACAGATTGTTACCTGGTGCAGGAGCAGTAGAAATCGAGTTGATGAAACGTATAACACAGTATGGCGAGACCACCCCTGGATTGTTACAGCTAGCAATCAAGAATTTTGCCAAGGCATTTGAAGTTATACCTAGAGTGCTAGCAGAAACCTCTGGGTTCGATACATCCGAAGTGTTGAGTAAATTGCACGCTGCTCATTCAGAGGATGATGGATTGAAATATGGATTGGACATTGATTCGGGTGATGTTTCTGAGACTGGAGTATACGACATCCTTGCTACAAAGCAATCCGCTATTGACTTGGCCGTAGAGGCAACTAATACCATTCTTTCAATTGACCAGATCATTATGGCAAAGAGAGCAGGTGGTCCCGTAATGCCTCAGCAACCAAGACCTGGTAACTGGGACCAAGATGATTAA
- the TRP1 gene encoding bifunctional tryptophan synthase trp1: MKLVKICGLQTMEAAEVAALNGVDLLGCILVPNRQRTVDPTVARQISQIANFNRPKTVKDIFLDIKSQNISDPIKYFDYIKQEILSYGPYLVGVFRNQSEEEVFKQASDLNLDFVQLHGDENKTEFIRLATELGFGVIPRYVIPRDIEQLKKDTQEIVKLGALSIPLLDSDQGGEGKVGDWDYITENLGFTSALLAGGLTPENLIDTKNVKNIIGYDVSGGVETDGKKDPTKIIRFIVNGKAV, encoded by the coding sequence atgaaactTGTCAAGATCTGTGGTCTTCAAACTATGGAGGCAGCGGAAGTCGCAGCATTAAATGGAGTAGACCTTTTAGGTTGTATTCTTGTTCCAAATCGTCAACGTACGGTTGACCCCACCGTCGCTCGACAAATTTCTCAGATTGCCAACTTTAATCGTCCCAAAACCGTTAAAGATATTTTTCTAGACATTAAGTCGCAAAATATTAGCGACCCAATCAAATACTTTGACTATATCAAGCAGGAAATTCTCAGTTATGGTCCATATTTAGTAGGAGTTTTCCGGAACCAAAGTGAAGAGGAAGTGTTTAAACAAGCTTCGGATTTGAACTTGGACTTTGTACAACTTCATGgagatgaaaacaaaactgaGTTTATCAGATTAGCAACAGAGTTGGGATTCGGTGTGATCCCACGATACGTGATCCCACGCGATATtgaacaattgaaaaaagatacACAAGAGATTGTTAAATTAGGTGCATTGAGTATACCGTTATTGGATTCTGATCAAGGCGGAGAGGGAAAAGTTGGAGACTGGGATTACATTACTGAAAATTTGGGCTTTACAAGTGCGCTTTTAGCCGGTGGATTAACGCCAGAAAATCTAATAGATACTAAAAATGTTAAAAATATTATAGGGTACGACGTGAGCGGTGGAGTCGAAACAGATGGAAAGAAGGATCCCACAAAAATCATCAGGTTTATCGTTAACGGAAAAGCTGTGTAG
- the VPS53 gene encoding Vacuolar protein sorting-associated protein 53 (BUSCO:EOG092612AK) codes for MDVHNYDPTAHLCEIFDSPDTLLQIPDVLSHINRYKSRIDYEILDLKNQYDQQISIDNEIDTLVTNINDIKASAKSTDATITRMTSSIQNLDCYKRNLVLSMTVFKRLQMLINVNNDLKSIISTHDYKEIYSKLGVMKELLAFFQPYKSIDKINQINLMIVHTQNKLVDDVFLDFEDFMKNTSGERSGEKQSVNLLYGAQVLELIDPKYKNKLITWFNNLQLRDLKSIFSQSNDETASIDAIGRRFIYFNKILNQVQQYKMFPKDWHVPLGVASEFCELTRQDISNTLRNRSYDSEALLTALTKTIEFEKNLNQEFPEEATEFNISKVFEPYLSIWVQEQDKALQAKFLEFAATPQLPEELAKDITASVPNIAVTSTEIFKMYQKILTSILKLSHGEILIDLARVFNKYLFEYLNRILMPMLPRNDDDIAGVEAIKYLTMLLNTADYVVGNIEETNEKFQLVISEEYKPRLPSLNSEIFLQLINKSISALLVKLTNDYKSCWREFFNTNWEQLDSVNDVSSYMMDIKRITEDNLKLILPLIIRDSYVRNFNDKLVELLVTTIANNLRFIKPEMSVTALEQILLDVISLKDTCLNFPHLASKQTSKSYTKHVQHHFQELESILRMLMVPNKPVENYIENYFELIGGRSVSNFIKVLNLKKIDRSVQYKYIENFKLQLTIDNDNNNNDNQNDADHPHHSTNSILTNLEDDEMVANSQHQTNNAASTNSILNSNKSSVNSNSVASRRTTASPIPGLTSPKLLPKMNQFEKNIRELAISGETHVSKLNENFKNFGRFFKKEDR; via the coding sequence ATGGATGTTCACAATTACGATCCCACAGCGCATCTCTGCGAAATCTTTGACTCTCCCGACACATTGCTACAAATTCCAGACGTTTTGTCACATATCAATCGCTACAAAAGTCGGATCGATTATGAAATTTTAGACCTCAAGAATCAATACGACCAGCAAATATCAATCGATAATGAGATCGACACACTAGTGACAAATATAAACGACATCAAGGCAAGCGCAAAGTCAACAGATGCCACCATTACTCGAATGACAAGTTCTATCCAAAACTTGGATTGCTACAAACGGAACTTGGTGCTCTCTATGACCGTGTTTAAAAGATTACAAATGTTGATCAACGTCAACAACGACCTCAAATCCATTATATCTACACACGATTACAAGGAGATATAtctgaaactcggtgtaatgAAAGAATTGTTGGCATTCTTTCAACCATATAAATCAATCGACAAGATCAACCAAATCAACTTGATGATTGTGCATActcaaaacaaattggtCGACGATGTGTTTTTAGACTTTGAAGATTTTATGAAGAATACAAGTGGCGAGAGAAGCGGAGAGAAACAGTCGGTAAACCTCTTATACGGAGCCCAAGTGTTGGAGTTGATTGATCCtaaatataaaaacaaactaaTTACATGGTTCAACAATTTACAATTGCGAGACCTAAAGAGTATATTTAGTCAATCAAACGACGAAACGGCATCAATAGATGCAATTGGACGAagatttatttatttcaacAAGATTTTGAACCAAGTGCAACAATACAAGATGTTTCCCAAAGATTGGCATGTGCCATTAGGAGTAGCTAGTGAATTTTGTGAATTGACACGACAAGATATTTCCAATACGTTGCGCAATAGAAGCTACGACTCCGAAGCGCTTTTAACTGCATTGACAAAGACgattgaatttgaaaaaaatttgaatcaAGAATTTCCTGAGGAAGCCACCGAATTCAACATCTCGAAAGTATTTGAGCCTTATTTATCAATATGGGTACAAGAGCAAGATAAGGCATTACAAGCCAAGTTTCTAGAATTTGCTGCGACTCCACAACTACCTGAGGAGCTCGCCAAGGATATTACTGCTAGTGTGCCCAATATTGCCGTCACTTCAActgaaattttcaaaatgtatCAAAAGATTCTCACTCTGATCTTGAAATTATCGCATGGCGAAATTTTAATTGACTTGGCCAGAGTTTTCAACAAGTATTTGTTTGAATACTTGAATCGAATCTTGATGCCTATGTTGCCTAGAAACGATGATGATATAGCTGGGGTCGAGGCAATAAAGTATTTGACAATGTTGTTGAATACTGCTGACTACGTAGTGGGCAACATTGAGGAGACTAATGAAAAATTCCAGTTGGTGATACTGGAAGAGTATAAACCGAGATTACCTAGTTTGAACAGcgaaatttttttacagCTAATTAACAAAAGTATATCCGCATTGCTTGTTAAGTTGACGAATGATTACAAATCATGTTGGAGAGAATTTTTCAACACAAACTGGGAGCAGTTGGACTCTGTGAATGATGTTTCTTCTTACATGATGGATATCAAGCGAATAACTGAAGATAATTTGAAATTAATCCTACCCTTGATCATAAGAGATAGTTATGTGCGGAATTTCAACGACAAGTTGGTTGAACTTCTAGTAACTACAATAGCTAACAACTTGCGCTTCATTAAACCAGAGATGTCCGTTACCGCACTTGAGCAGATTCTTTTGGATGTCATTTCTTTAAAAGACACTTGTTTGAACTTTCCTCATTTGGCAAGCAAACAAACCTCAAAATCATATACGAAGCACGTGCAGCACCATTTTCAAGAGCTAGAATCTATTCTACGAATGCTCATGGTGCCCAACAAACCTGTCGAAAATTATATAGAAAACTATTTTGAGCTTATTGGCGGTCGATCAGTTAGCAACTTTATCAAAGTCCTCAATCTCAAAAAGATTGATAGATCAGTGCAATACAAGTACATTGAAAACTTTAAATTGCAGCTCACAATCGAtaacgacaacaacaacaacgataATCAAAATGATGCTGACCATCCGCACCATTCTACAAACCTGATATTGACGAACCTTGAAGATGACGAGATGGTTGCAAATTCACAAcatcaaacaaataatgCCGCATCTACAAACTCAATCTTAAATTCTAACAAAAGCTCAGTTAATTCAAACTCCGTGGCCTCAAGGCGTACAACTGCTAGTCCCATACCAGGATTGACGTCACCAAAATTGTTGCCCAAGATGAaccaatttgaaaaaaatattcgTGAATTGGCAATCTCGGGCGAAACGCATGTTAGTAAATTGAATGAGAACTTTAAAAACTTTGGAaggtttttcaaaaaagaagatcgCTGA
- the KEL2 gene encoding Negative regulator of mitotic exit (BUSCO:EOG092608GK), which yields MARFKFGKKKDNESTNNQSTTSSVLNSPTLNKKRISRIRSFSSGNKHNIQAAPGVLNSPPKSLDQQGGPTIASAPTAAAPAALATTNKQTHTFTDDELNDTGTDDQFSNEYNANNSHPQPLEPHHQRGSKAMPSISEPLGYDAHGNGLGIATQSIPYKSRPPPNLNTTNPWNRFKIFDSPFPRYRHAASSITSEKNEIFIMGGLKEGSVFGDTWKITPHESSHGDVLNYTAENIEIVNNNNPPARVGHSSVLCGNAFIIYGGDTVETDEQGFPDNNFYLFNINNNKYTIPSHILNKPNGRYGHTLGVISMSNNSSRLYLFGGQLENDVFNDLFFFELNSFKSPKASWTLVAPLNNFKPPPLTNHSMSVYKNKIYIFGGVYNNERVSNDLWVFDADEERWTQVETTGTVPLPVNEHSSCIVNDKLYIYGGNDFSGVIYSSLYVLDLNTLVWFKLKEAAEENGPGPRCGHSMTFLPKYNKLVIMGGDKNDYIVSDPHNFDTYETFNGEEIGTMIYELDVAIVDHFMSEPVEQGGRKPKKAAASAAPKSESEFGARYDRQHARSYSAGPEDYATPQGSPSPPLAATERVKLNRNISTRTDGNGNANDFVEVDLPSGAISHVDQEDLANPYINTSFTPNDTPDIGKAINGKFNDTTIDDEEPQAQTEAGTKKANANARNNVDEEDDYILRRRSLDPKFGQEDNIESAGSTSGAGVAAAFAAAGAAGTAAGHADAMGLGLDTTDVDTLDQSPAIPNRSSFVDNSYEKDSHYPDEEDQDREVQDDSHYDEQNSTYLHESSYTEPLATRGFGATRDDRTSRLAGSASKNGSENDGKVKKIINELTNELVQLKQSTKQQMQSATEKITQLEQQHTNAQATHRREIENYTQQLNDKDAMINELKASLDPSAWNPDVPAANTNLSELSRYKLERLELNNKLVYLEQENENLRVRFAEFEPFMNNQIGELDKFQKVIKVQEEQIDKLSHQVKDQEALNKEINELRLRYDNLSLEFENYKAIHNDDQISIEEGAEERDLNDVENPANLNGSQSVDNRSIFSSAKSRKDISTQLETLVQIWNSKQSQSSSTKEASPVITPENNPVVARLQQQVDDLLRIGKQNDETSHMEIDNLRKELEAKLASLKNLEDNYKESLQSVNNTSKALKLNQDELNNQRQLLEKLIKENNELKMFKKAAASRRFNSPRDGTPITPTMNEPNDGVFATPTNGTPVTGLQQGEDEDDDEEVISNAHFNMKIKDLEADLYILKQERDQLKDNVTSLQKQLYLANNQ from the coding sequence ATGGCTAGATTCaaatttggaaagaaaaaagacaacGAAAGTACAAATAACCAATCAACTACTTCTTCTGTCCTCAATTCTCCCACtttaaacaagaaaagaatatctAGAATACGATCTTTTTCGTCCGGGAACAAACACAACATACAAGCTGCACCTGGTGTTTTAAACTCGCCCCCTAAATCACTAGATCAACAAGGAGGTCCTACCATTGCTTCTGCacctactgctgctgcaccTGCTGCTCTTGCTACTactaataaacaaacacataCTTTTACAGACGACGAACTAAACGATACTGGAACCGACGACCAGTTCAGTAACGAATACAACGCCAACAACTCACATCCACAACCATTGGAACCACACCACCAACGTGGAAGTAAAGCAATGCCTCTGATTCTGGAACCATTGGGCTACGACGCACATGGAAATGGGTTGGGAATCGCAACCCAATCGATCCCTTACAAGTCTCGCCCACCACCAAACTTGAACACAACCAACCCATGGAACAGGTTTAAAATCTTTGACTCACCTTTCCCAAGATATAGACACGCGGCTTCATCAATTACAAGTGAGAAGAATGAGATATTCATTATGGGTGGTTTAAAAGAAGGTTCTGTATTTGGCGACACGTGGAAGATTACCCCACACGAAAGCAGCCATGGCGATGTGTTGAACTATACTGCTGAAAACATTGAAAttgtcaacaacaacaatccaCCAGCAAGGGTTGGCCACTCCTCCGTATTGTGTGGTAACGCATTCATTATATATGGGGGAGATACTGTTGAAACAGACGAACAAGGGTTTCCAGATAACAATTTCTACTTGttcaatatcaacaacaacaaatacacTATTCCAAGCCACATTTTGAACAAGCCAAATGGTAGGTATGGACATACGTTGGGCGTCATCTCAATGTCCAATAATTCATCACGACTTTACTTATTTGGAGGCCAGTTGGAAAACGATGTTTTTAACgatctcttctttttcgaGCTAAACTCTTTCAAATCGCCAAAGGCGAGCTGGACTCTTGTTGCTCCCTTGAACAATTTCAAACCACCTCCATTAACCAACCATTCAATGTCCGTttataaaaacaaaatctaTATATTTGGAGGTGTTTACAACAACGAAAGAGTTTCAAATGATTTATGGGTCTTTGATGCAGACGAAGAGAGATGGACTCAAGTGGAGACCACTGGTACTGTTCCCTTGCCAGTAAATGAACATTCAAGCTGCATCGTTAATGACAAATTGTACATTTACGGAGGTAACGATTTTAGCGGGGTTATTTACAGCTCATTGTACGTTTTGGACTTGAACACACTTGTGTGGTTTAAGTTGAAAGAAGCCGCCGAAGAGAATGGTCCCGGTCCAAGATGCGGACACTCGATGACCTTTTTACCTAAATACAACAAACTCGTCATCATGGGTGGTGACAAGAACGATTATATAGTTAGCGATCCTCACAACTTTGACACTTATGAAACCTTTAACGGCGAAGAAATCGGCACTATGATTTACGAGCTCGATGTTGCAATAGTAGACCATTTCATGTCAGAACCAGTTGAACAAGGCGGTCGCAAACCTAAAAAGGCTGCCGCATCAGCAGCACCAAAGAGCGAGTCCGAATTTGGAGCTCGCTATGATCGCCAACATGCAAGAAGTTACTCAGCTGGTCCAGAAGACTATGCCACACCACAGGGTTCACCGTCACCACCACTTGCTGCTACAGAAAGAGTCAAACTCAATAGAAACATCTCAACCAGGACAGACGGCAATGGCAACGCCAACGATTTTGTGGAGGTGGATCTTCCTTCAGGAGCCATCTCCCATGTAGATCAAGAAGACTTGGCCAATCCGTACATCAATACTTCATTTACGCCTAATGACACCCCTGACATTGGGAAAGCAATCAATGGCAAGTTTAATGATACAAcaattgatgatgaagaaccACAAGCTCAAACTGAGGctggaacaaaaaaagcaaatgcaaatgcaagaaacaatgttgatgaagaagatgattaTATCTTGAGGAGAAGGTCGCTTGACCCTAAGTTTGGACAAGAAGACAATATAGAGTCTGCGGGATCTACTTCTGGAGCCGGAGTGGCCGCTGCATTTGCTGCCGCTGGAGCAGCTGGCACAGCCGCAGGTCATGCTGATGCAATGGGACTAGGTCTTGACACCACGGATGTCGATACTCTCGACCAATCGCCTGCTATTCCAAACAGATCAAGCTTTGTTGACAATTCATACGAAAAAGATTCTCATTACCCCGACGAAGAGGATCAAGATCGCGAGGTGCAAGACGATTCTCATTATGATGAACAAAATTCGACATATTTGCACGAATCAAGCTATACTGAGCCACTTGCAACTCGAGGTTTTGGAGCTACTAGAGATGATAGAACATCAAGGCTTGCAGGCTCTGCTTCAAAGAATGGATCCGAAAATGATGGCAAGGTtaaaaaaatcatcaacGAATTAACAAACGAACTTGTTCAACTCAAGCAATCTACTAAACAGCAGATGCAGAGTGCAACCGAGAAGATTACTCAATTAGAGCAGCAACATACCAATGCACAAGCAACACATAGGAGGGAGATTGAAAATTATACCCAACAGCTCAATGATAAAGATGCCATGATCAATGAGTTAAAAGCATCTCTCGATCCAAGTGCATGGAATCCTGATGTACCAGCAGCTAACACCAATTTATCCGAGTTGAGTAGGTACAAGTTGGAAAGACTCGAGTTGAACAATAAGCTTGTGTACcttgaacaagaaaatgaaaatttgaGAGTAAGATTTGCCGAGTTTGAACCGTTTATGAACAATCAGATTGGTGAGTTGGACAAGTTCCAAAAAGTTATTAAAgtacaagaagaacaaattgataaattgaGCCACCAAGTCAAGGATCAAGAAGCTTTAAACAAGGAGATTAACGAACTTAGACTTAGGTACGATAACTTGTCGTTGGAGTTTGAAAATTATAAAGCAATTCACAATGATGATCAAATCAGCATCGAGGAAGGAGCAGAAGAACGCGACTTGAATGACGTTGAGAATCCAGCAAACCTCAATGGCTCTCAAAGTGTAGACAATAGATCTATTTTCAGCTCTGCAAAGTCGAGAAAAGACATTTCAACTCAATTGGAAACACTAGTGCAGATTTGGAACTCAAAACAGTCACAGTCATCATCGACCAAAGAGGCTTCTCCCGTCATCACCCCAGAAAATAACCCTGTTGTTGCTAGATTGCAACAACAGGTTGATGATTTGCTTCGTATTGGTAAGCAAAACGACGAGACTTCGCATATGGAAATTGATAACCTCCGGAAAGAGCTTGAGGCAAAACTTGCATCGTTAAAGAACTTGGAGGACAATTATAAGGAGTCTCTTCAATCAGTTAACAACACCTCCAAGGCTCTTAAACTCAATCAAGATGAGCTCAATAATCAACGTCAACTTCTTGAGAAACTCATTAAAGAGAACAATGAGCTCAAGATGTTCAAAAAGGCTGCTGCTTCAAGAAGATTTAATTCTCCAAGAGATGGAACACCAATAACGCCAACAATGAATGAACCTAATGATGGAGTCTTTGCTACACCCACCAATGGTACACCTGTCACTGGTTTGCAACAAGGcgaggatgaggatgacGACGAGGAAGTCATATCCAATGCTCACTTTAATATGAAGATTAAAGATCTTGAGGCTGATTTGTACAttttgaaacaagaaagagatCAATTGAAGGACAATGTTACCAGCTTGCAAAAACAGTTATACTTGGCAAACAATCAGTAG